One genomic window of Mucilaginibacter sp. SJ includes the following:
- a CDS encoding dihydrofolate reductase family protein — protein MRNLVLFMHISLDGMVARTDGAMDWIKVSNELFEYANARTQVADTALYGRKTFEMMDAYWPTAADGPNPSKHDIEHATWYNNTLKYVVSETTARQNTDKIKFISDDVKARISDLKKQEGSEIIMFGSPGLARYLMQEGLIDEFWLFINPIVLGAGVPLFPNTEIKLKLEKSTTFADGVLGVHYIKE, from the coding sequence ATGAGAAACTTAGTATTGTTTATGCACATTTCGCTCGACGGTATGGTTGCCCGCACTGATGGCGCTATGGACTGGATCAAAGTGAGCAACGAGCTGTTTGAGTATGCCAATGCCCGCACACAGGTAGCTGATACTGCCCTATATGGTCGTAAAACCTTTGAAATGATGGACGCCTACTGGCCAACAGCAGCCGATGGGCCAAACCCCTCAAAGCATGATATTGAACACGCTACATGGTATAATAATACACTTAAGTATGTAGTGTCTGAAACTACTGCCCGGCAAAATACCGATAAGATTAAATTTATCAGTGATGATGTAAAGGCGCGGATTTCAGACCTCAAAAAACAGGAAGGCAGCGAGATCATCATGTTCGGCAGCCCCGGTCTTGCCCGTTATTTGATGCAGGAAGGATTGATTGACGAATTTTGGCTGTTTATAAATCCGATAGTACTTGGCGCGGGTGTTCCGCTGTTTCCCAATACGGAAATAAAACTTAAACTGGAAAAAAGCACAACTTTCGCCGATGGTGTTCTCGGGGTGCATTATATCAAAGAGTAG
- a CDS encoding NAD(P)-dependent alcohol dehydrogenase: MIETKAYAAQSETTPLAPWTFERREVGAHDVQFDILYCGVCHSDLHQIKNDWFPGIFPMVPGHEIVGRVVKVGEHVKGFKVGDLAATGCLVDSCRTCENCKRDLEQYCLNGSSQTYNGLEQDHKTPTYGGYSNTIVVNEDFVLHLKEGVDLAAAAPLLCAGITTYSPLRHWKVGKGHKLAVLGLGGLGHMAVKFGVAFGADVTVLSTSPKKEEDAKKLGAHHFVVTTDPKQVEAAKNSFDFILDTVSAEHDFNMYLSLLRTDGVHICVGVPPKPAQIAAFSLLGGRKSLAGSGIGGIKETQEMLDFCAENNIVSDIEMIDIKDIHTAYDRMEKGDVRYRFVIDMATL; the protein is encoded by the coding sequence ATGATTGAAACAAAAGCGTATGCCGCGCAAAGTGAAACCACGCCGCTTGCTCCCTGGACTTTTGAGAGGCGCGAAGTTGGTGCTCATGACGTGCAGTTTGATATTTTGTACTGCGGCGTTTGCCATTCCGATTTGCACCAAATCAAAAACGATTGGTTCCCCGGCATTTTTCCTATGGTGCCCGGACATGAAATTGTTGGCCGCGTAGTTAAAGTTGGCGAGCATGTAAAAGGTTTTAAAGTTGGCGACCTTGCCGCTACCGGCTGTTTGGTTGACTCATGCCGTACATGCGAAAACTGTAAACGCGACCTTGAGCAATATTGCCTCAATGGCAGCTCACAAACTTATAACGGCCTTGAACAGGATCATAAAACACCCACTTATGGGGGTTACTCAAACACCATTGTTGTTAATGAGGATTTTGTGCTGCACCTTAAGGAAGGGGTTGATCTGGCCGCCGCTGCCCCGTTGTTATGCGCCGGCATCACAACCTACTCGCCGCTAAGGCACTGGAAAGTAGGCAAAGGCCATAAGCTTGCCGTGCTTGGCTTAGGCGGCTTAGGCCATATGGCGGTTAAATTCGGTGTTGCCTTTGGTGCCGATGTTACGGTATTAAGTACATCGCCTAAGAAAGAAGAAGACGCTAAAAAATTAGGTGCTCACCACTTTGTGGTAACTACCGATCCAAAACAGGTTGAAGCAGCTAAAAACTCCTTCGATTTTATTTTGGATACCGTATCGGCCGAGCATGACTTTAACATGTACCTGTCGTTATTACGTACCGATGGCGTTCATATTTGTGTGGGCGTTCCGCCTAAACCAGCCCAGATTGCTGCTTTCAGCTTATTGGGTGGCCGTAAAAGCTTAGCAGGTTCAGGAATTGGCGGCATTAAAGAAACCCAGGAGATGCTTGATTTCTGTGCCGAAAATAACATTGTTTCGGATATTGAAATGATTGATATCAAGGATATTCACACTGCTTATGACCGTATGGAAAAAGGCGATGTGCGTTACAGGTTTGTAATTGATATGGCTACATTGTAA